Genomic DNA from Blattabacterium sp. (Blaberus giganteus):
TGGATATAAAAAAACTCAAAGTTACACCAGAAAAAGATAAAGGTAAAGTATAAATACGAGCTGCATAAATCCAATACTTTAATTTCATAAAAATTTTGTAAATTTTTTAAAATTTGGAGATCTTTTTTCTAAAAAAGCTTTTTTTCCTTCTTGAGATTCTTCCATTAAATAAAACATTAAAGTAGCATCTCCTGTCAACTGCATTAATCCATGTTGTCCATCCAACTCAGCGTTTAAACTACGTTTTATCATCCTTAAAGACATAGGACTTCTTTTTTGTATAATTCGACACCACTCTATGGTTTCTTTTTCCAATTCTTTTTTTTTTACAACTTTATTAATTAATCCCATTTCTAAAGCTTCTTTAGCAGTATATTTTTTACATAAAAACCACATTTCTCGTGTTTTTTTTTGTCCAATATGACGAGCTAAATATGAACATCCAAATCCTCCATCAAAAGACCCAACTTTTGGCCCAACTTGACTAAAAATAGCATTATCAGAAGCTATAGTTAAATCGCAAACAACATGCAAAACATGACCTCCTCCTACTGCATATCCATTAACCATAGCAATAACTGGTTTAGGGATTTCTCTTATTCTTTTATAAAAATCTAAAATATTTAATCTTGGAACTCCATCTTTATCTAAATACCCACCCATTCCTCTTGTGGTTTGATCTCCACCAGAACAAAAAGATTTATTTCCAGACCCAGTTATAATCAATACATCTATATCACTTCTATTGCTACATATATTTATAGCATCTATCATTTCATTAACTGTTTCTACACGAAATGCATTATGACACCATGGCCTATTAATCTCTATTTTAGAAATACCTTCTCCGAAAAAAAATAAAATATCTTCATATTTTTTAATAGGAGTCCAATCTATAGTATAATTCATAATATTAAAATTAAAAATTGATGTTTATTTTTACAAAATAACAAAAAAAGAGATTCTATTATGTTATGTTACGTAATATATTGTCTATATCTATAGGTGTTGTGATAAGTATTGTGGAGATACTTTGTTCTATAAAACTTGTAAAAAAATGGTTTGCAAAAATACAATTAATTCCATTAAAAAAATTCAAATATCTTTTGACTGAAGCTCCTACTGAATTTTTCATAATTTTAATTTTTTTTTATGCCTCTAGCGCTTTATTAGGAGGGATAATCACTGCATTTTTTACAAAGAATGCAAAAAAAGCTTATGCTATATTAACAGGTTTTATTTTATTTATTATTACCATATTTCATATGTTTTTTTATCCATTTCCATTATGGTTTAAAATAATGATATTACCTATTTTTTCCTTTTTTTCATATATAGGAGGAAATTTTATAGAATTTTTACAAAGAAAAAAATGGATAAATTAATAAATAAATAAAGCCAGATATATATCCGATTAAAGCAATCCAACTAATTTTTTTTAAATACCAAAAAAAATCAATCTTTTCCATGCTCATAGCTGCCACACCTGCAGCAGATCCTATAAGAAAAATGCTTCCTCCTGTTCCAGAAACATAAGCTATAAAATGCCATAAATCATGATTAATCGAATAAGAAAACATAGCTATGGTAGCAGCTACTAAAGGAACATTATCTATAATAGAAGAAATTAATCCAAATAAAAAAGTTGTAATTTTCCATGTATAAACAGTTTCATTTATCCAATGAGATAATCTATATAATTTTCCCATAGATTCCAGAGAGGAAACAGAAAGTAAAATACCCAAAAAAAATAAAACACTAGATATATCTATTTTTTTTAATGTATCATCTATAATAGATTTTGATTTATATTTCTTAGATGTTATAAGAAGTATAATTCCTAAAGAAAACATTATTCCCATGTATGGAGGAATTCCTATTATAGTTTTAAAAATTGGGACAAGTAACATTAGAAATAAACCTATTTTTAACATAAAAAAACCTCTATTTATCGAATCTCTTGAGAGATCATTTTTTTTGATTTGAATATTTCCATTAAAAATAGACATATAAGAAGCAATTAAAGTAGAAATAACCATACACAATATAGATGGTATAAATATTTTTTTTATAAGATAAATTGTAGTTACTTTATTAGAAATCCATAACATAGTTGTAGTTATATCTCCAATTGGAGACCAAACTCCTCCTGCATTAGCAGATATAATAACTAGTCCCAAATAATATAAACGATCTTTATAATTGTAAATTGTTTTTCTCAAAAGAGAAATCAAAACCATAGTAGCCGTAAGATTATCTATTATAGCAGATAATAAAAAAGAAACTATACTTATGATCCATAAAAATTTACGTTTTGTATTTTTACTTGTACAAAGTAATTCTTTTAAAGCTTCAAATCCAGAATATTTTTCAATGACAGCAATAATAGACATAGCTCCAATAAGAAAAAAAACAATTTCCGATGCTCTTCCCAGATGAAATAATAATAAATATTTAGGATTTTTTTTTATAATTAAATGTTGATCATACTCATAGACTGGAATATTAAAGTATATAATTAAAGACCAACAAATAGAAGCCATCAAAATAGATGTAATAACTTTATTTACAGAGAAAAAACTCTCAAGAGTAATTAATAAATATCCAAAGATAAAAATTAAAATTACCATTGATTATTGTATTGTTCTATTCTAATATTATTGATTATTTAATAATTCCATTTTGAATAAAATGAATTTTCTCCAAGAGCACTCTCAATACGTAATAATTGATTATATTTTGAAGTTCGTTCAGAACGACATAAAGAGCCTATTTTTATTTGTTCAATATTAAACGCAACAGAAAGATCAGAAATGAAAGAATCTTCAGTATCTCCAGAACGATGAGAAATAATATTTTTATACTTATTTTTTTTAGCTACATTTATTGTTTCAATCGTTTCTGTTAGTGTTCCCACTTGATTTACTTTAATTAAAATAGAGTTTGCTACTTTTTTTTCTATTCCTTTATTTAATCTATTTACTTGTGTAACGAAAAGATCATCTCCAACTAATTGAACTTTATCTCCTATCTCATGAGTTAACAATTTCCATCCTTCCCAATCATTTTGATCCATACCATCTTCAATAGATATAATTGGATATTTTTTGATTAAATAAGATAAATAATGAATATGTTCTTCTTTTGATTTTATCAAATCTTTTGTTTTTTTTCCTGATTTTTCAAATTTTGAATAATCATATTGATTATTTTCATAAAATTCAGATGCAGCACAATCTATAGCTATTGCTATTTGATCATAAGGTTCATAATTTGCCATATGTATAGCTTCTAGTATATGATCTAAAACATCTTCAATTCCATTTTTTGAATTAGGAGAAAAACCTCCTTCGTCACCTACATTTGTAGAAAACCCTTTTTCATTTAAAATGTTTTTTAATTGAAAAAATACTTTATGCGCCATTTGAATCGCTTCTCCAAAAGTGTTTGCTTTAACAGGAACTATCATAAATTCTTGAAAAACTATAGAAGAAGCATTTGAATGTTTTCCTCCATTTATAATATTTATCAAAGGAATAGGAAGAAAACAGGTATAGATTCCTCCTATATATTTATAAAGAGGAACGTTTAATTCATTAGAAGCGGCTTTCGCTGTTGCTAACGATATAGCTAAAATAGCATTAGATCCTAGTCTTTTTTTATTTTTTGTTCCATCTAATTCTAACATTAATTTATCGATGTAAATTTGATTTAAAACTGATTTTCCAATTAATTCAGGAGCAATAATCTCATTAACATTTTGAACCGCTTTTAAAACACCTTTTCCGAAAAAAATATTTTCTTTATTATCACGTAATTCAAAAGCTTCATTTTTTCCTTTTGATGCTCCAGATGGAACAGAAGCACGTCCTAATATATTATTTTCTGTTATTACATCTACTTCCACAGTAGGATTTCCTCTAGAATCTAATATTTGTCTAGCTTGAATACTTTTAATTTTTCTCATTGTTCACTTTTTTTTTATCTATTTTTCTCCTGCTATTACTCCGTCTTATCCGTCTTACAGATTTTACTTCTTTTTTAGAAGTATAAATCTCATTGAAATCCACTAGTTCTATGAGAGATAGAGGAGCTTGATCTCCAAAACGAAATCCAATCTTTATTATTCTAGTATATCCACCAGGACGTTTACGTACTTTTTCAAAAATATCTTTAAATAATTCTGACACTGCGGTCTTATCTTTTAAATACGAAAAAATATTTCTTCTGGAATGAATTGTATTAACTTTTGATTTTGTAATAATAGGTTCTATATATTTTCTTAAAGCTTTAGCTTTAGCTAAAGTAGTAAAAATTCTTTTCTTTTTTATAAGAGAAGTAGCCATATTGGAAAGAAGAGATTTACGATGTCCACATTTCCTTCCCAAAGGATTATTTTTATTTCTATGATTCATCGATTCATCAATAATTTAATCTTTATGATTCCTTCAATTTATATTCTTCTATATTCATTCCAAAATATAATCCTTTTTCCTTCATTTTTTTCTCTAATTCCTCTAGAGATTTCTTACCAAAATTTCTCATTTTTAACATATCATTTCTACCACAATTTACTAAATCTGCTATAGTAGTTATAGAAGCAAACTTTAAGCAATTTTTTGTACGAACAGATAAATCCATATCACTTAATTTTGATTTTAATAATGTTTGCATTCGCAAAAATTCTTCATTATATTTTTTATCCTTATTAGTTTTTTCTTGTTTTTTTTCACCTATTTTTTCTTGTGAAAAAATAGAAAAATACTTAATTAATATTTGAGAAGCCTCCATCAAAGCTGATTTTGGACTTATAGATCCATCTGTTTTAATTTCCAATGATAGATTTTCAAAATCAGTTTTTTGTCCTACACGACAATTTTCTATTGTGTATTTTACATTTTTAATAGGAGTATAGATAGAATCTATAGGGATTATTTCAATTGAATCATCATTATTTTTTTTATTTTCTTCTGCAGGAACATAACCTCTTCCTTCTTCAATTGTAAAACTTATTTCTAAAGGGATCAATTCATCTTTATTGCAAATAACTAAATCATCGTTTAAGATCTTAAATCCAGAAATAAATTTATTTAAAATTTTTCCTGTTACTTGTTTTCCATGATTTATATAAGCGTGAACTATTTCTTTACAAGTTCCTGATATTTTTTGTTTAAAACGGATTTTTTTGAAATTTAAAACAATTTCGGTAACATCTTCAAGAACTCCTTTTATAGTAGAAAATTCATATTTTACCCCTTTAATTCTAATAGAAGTAACTGCAAATCCTTTTAAAGAGCCCAATAAAACTCTTCTTAACGCATTTCCCAATGTAATCCCATATCCAGGTTCTAAAGGTTTCAAACAAAAAATACCTTTATTATCTGAAAATTCAGATATTGTAATTCTATCAGGTTTTACAAAATCTAGAATAGCCATTGATTTTACACTATTTTATTTATTTGATTATTTTGAATATAATTCAACAATTAATTGCTCTTTAATATTTTCAGGTATTTGTATTCTTTTTGGGATCATTCTAAATATACCAAACATATTTTTTTCATCTAAAACCAACC
This window encodes:
- the nhaD gene encoding sodium:proton antiporter NhaD, producing the protein MVILIFIFGYLLITLESFFSVNKVITSILMASICWSLIIYFNIPVYEYDQHLIIKKNPKYLLLFHLGRASEIVFFLIGAMSIIAVIEKYSGFEALKELLCTSKNTKRKFLWIISIVSFLLSAIIDNLTATMVLISLLRKTIYNYKDRLYYLGLVIISANAGGVWSPIGDITTTMLWISNKVTTIYLIKKIFIPSILCMVISTLIASYMSIFNGNIQIKKNDLSRDSINRGFFMLKIGLFLMLLVPIFKTIIGIPPYMGIMFSLGIILLITSKKYKSKSIIDDTLKKIDISSVLFFLGILLSVSSLESMGKLYRLSHWINETVYTWKITTFLFGLISSIIDNVPLVAATIAMFSYSINHDLWHFIAYVSGTGGSIFLIGSAAGVAAMSMEKIDFFWYLKKISWIALIGYISGFIYLLIYPFFSL
- the eno gene encoding phosphopyruvate hydratase — protein: MRKIKSIQARQILDSRGNPTVEVDVITENNILGRASVPSGASKGKNEAFELRDNKENIFFGKGVLKAVQNVNEIIAPELIGKSVLNQIYIDKLMLELDGTKNKKRLGSNAILAISLATAKAASNELNVPLYKYIGGIYTCFLPIPLINIINGGKHSNASSIVFQEFMIVPVKANTFGEAIQMAHKVFFQLKNILNEKGFSTNVGDEGGFSPNSKNGIEDVLDHILEAIHMANYEPYDQIAIAIDCAASEFYENNQYDYSKFEKSGKKTKDLIKSKEEHIHYLSYLIKKYPIISIEDGMDQNDWEGWKLLTHEIGDKVQLVGDDLFVTQVNRLNKGIEKKVANSILIKVNQVGTLTETIETINVAKKNKYKNIISHRSGDTEDSFISDLSVAFNIEQIKIGSLCRSERTSKYNQLLRIESALGENSFYSKWNY
- a CDS encoding DNA-directed RNA polymerase subunit alpha — its product is MAILDFVKPDRITISEFSDNKGIFCLKPLEPGYGITLGNALRRVLLGSLKGFAVTSIRIKGVKYEFSTIKGVLEDVTEIVLNFKKIRFKQKISGTCKEIVHAYINHGKQVTGKILNKFISGFKILNDDLVICNKDELIPLEISFTIEEGRGYVPAEENKKNNDDSIEIIPIDSIYTPIKNVKYTIENCRVGQKTDFENLSLEIKTDGSISPKSALMEASQILIKYFSIFSQEKIGEKKQEKTNKDKKYNEEFLRMQTLLKSKLSDMDLSVRTKNCLKFASITTIADLVNCGRNDMLKMRNFGKKSLEELEKKMKEKGLYFGMNIEEYKLKES
- the rplQ gene encoding 50S ribosomal protein L17 — encoded protein: MNHRNKNNPLGRKCGHRKSLLSNMATSLIKKKRIFTTLAKAKALRKYIEPIITKSKVNTIHSRRNIFSYLKDKTAVSELFKDIFEKVRKRPGGYTRIIKIGFRFGDQAPLSLIELVDFNEIYTSKKEVKSVRRIRRSNSRRKIDKKKVNNEKN
- the menB gene encoding 1,4-dihydroxy-2-naphthoyl-CoA synthase, encoding MNYTIDWTPIKKYEDILFFFGEGISKIEINRPWCHNAFRVETVNEMIDAINICSNRSDIDVLIITGSGNKSFCSGGDQTTRGMGGYLDKDGVPRLNILDFYKRIREIPKPVIAMVNGYAVGGGHVLHVVCDLTIASDNAIFSQVGPKVGSFDGGFGCSYLARHIGQKKTREMWFLCKKYTAKEALEMGLINKVVKKKELEKETIEWCRIIQKRSPMSLRMIKRSLNAELDGQHGLMQLTGDATLMFYLMEESQEGKKAFLEKRSPNFKKFTKFL